The following are from one region of the Salvia hispanica cultivar TCC Black 2014 chromosome 1, UniMelb_Shisp_WGS_1.0, whole genome shotgun sequence genome:
- the LOC125201629 gene encoding protein ASPARTIC PROTEASE IN GUARD CELL 1-like, which translates to MAPHPLSLNLASFIIFSLILTSSAADDEHQFEFMDVAAALNQARQVFTPATTVLPQQQLYGSPPLSLTIHPRSTLPSARPTAANYTALTLSRLARDQSRVHSLLLRHSLSLSRSSASEFSPQQFQSPVTSGIRLGSGEYFARLGVGRPSKDFYMVVDTGSDISWLQCQPCSTCYDQADPIFNPSASASYRPLPCASSQCSALEVSACRTDSCLYQVSYGDGSYTVGNFATETVTFGTTGSVPNVAIGCGHHNEGLFAGAAGLLGLGGGTLSLNSQIKAASFSYCLVNRDSSSSSTLEFNSARAADAVLAPLLTNPRINTYHFVALTGINVGGRPVNFSPDLLAIGGDGRGGVIIDSGTAVTRLRSEVYNSVRDAFAGMARDLPAASGFSLFDTCFDLSRMTTVRVPTVSLQFAGGKAVALRPSNFLIPVDDAGKYCFAFAGTSGSLSIIGNVQQQGTRVSYDLANKVIGFSPNKC; encoded by the exons ATGGCCCCTCACCCTCTGTCTCTCAACCTAGCCTCCTTCATTATCTTTTCTCTCATCCTCACCTCCTCTGCCGCGGATGACGAGCACCAATTCGAGTTCATGGACGTCGCCGCCGCCCTCAACCAAGCCCGTCAAGTCTTCACTCCGGCGACAACCGTACTACCACAGCAACAACTATACGGCTCCCCCCCTCTCTCCCTAACCATCCACCCCCGCTCAACCCTCCCCTCCGCCCGCCCCACCGCCGCCAACTACACCGCCCTCACCCTCTCCCGCCTCGCCCGCGACCAATCCCGCGTCCActccctcctcctccgccactccctctccctctcccgcTCCTCCGCCTCCGAATTCTCGCCCCAGCAGTTCCAGTCCCCCGTCACCTCCGGCATCCGCCTCGGCAGCGGCGAGTACTTCGCCCGCCTCGGCGTCGGCCGCCCCTCCAAGGACTTCTACATGGTCGTCGACACCGGCAGCGACATCAGCTGGCTCCAGTGCCAGCCCTGCTCCACCTGCTACGACCAAGCCGACCCCATCTTCAACCCCTCCGCTTCCGCCTCCTACCGCCCTCTCCCCTGCGCCTCCTCCCAGTGCTCCGCCCTCGAAGTCTCCGCCTGCCGCACCGACTCCTGCCTCTATCAG GTTAGCTATGGTGATGGCTCCTACACAGTCGGCAACTTCGCCACGGAGACCGTCACATTCGGCACCACCGGCTCCGTCCCCAACGTCGCAATCGGGTGCGGCCACCACAACGAGGGATTATTCGCCGGCGCGGCCGGGCTACTAGGCCTCGGCGGCGGAACCCTATCCCTAAATTCCCAAATCAAAGCGGCCTCGTTCTCGTACTGTCTAGTAAACCGCgactcctcttcttcctccactCTCGAATTCAACTCCGCCCGCGCCGCCGACGCCGTCCTCGCTCCGCTCCTCACCAATCCCCGAATCAACACCTACCACTTCGTCGCCCTCACCGGAATCAACGTCGGCGGCCGGCCGGTCAACTTCTCCCCGGACCTCCTCGCGATCGGCGGCGACGGCCGCGGCGGGGTGATCATCGACTCCGGCACGGCGGTGACGCGGCTGAGGTCGGAGGTGTATAACTCGGTGAGAGATGCCTTCGCCGGAATGGCGCGGGATCTACCGGCGGCAAGCGGGTTCTCGCTTTTCGACACGTGCTTCGATCTCTCGAGGATGACGACGGTGAGGGTGCCGACGGTGTCGCTGCAGTTTGCCGGGGGGAAGGCGGTGGCGCTGCGGCCGAGCAATTTCCTAATTCCGGTGGACGACGCCGGAAAATACTGCTTTGCGTTCGCGGGGACGAGCGGGTCGCTATCGATAATTGGCAACGTGCAGCAGCAGGGGACACGTGTCAGTTACGATTTAGCTAATAAAGTTATTGGTTTCAGCCCCAATAAATGCTAG